Part of the Scylla paramamosain isolate STU-SP2022 chromosome 15, ASM3559412v1, whole genome shotgun sequence genome, TTGTTAGCGTTAGCCCCTGAAGCTGCTCGATAGTCATATGATGTTTTACTTACCAAGagattctttcgtttttctgttCCCTAGACGGAATTATTATCGTTACATATGCAGTAGGAAATGTTTTTTATGTGGCCAGTAATACTCAGCGCTTCAATCTGTTGACTTGTGACTGTGACCGTTTAGATCAACCTTTACTTTAACCTTCCCTCCGTCACCCAGTAAGGATTGCTGTTGACTGCTGTTATTTTCCGTGCTCGAGGGTATAGATTTTTGCTGGTTTTACGAAGCTGTTTTGCCATCAGCCAAGTGGGAGGTAAGCGCCATAGTCTTCTCTGTTTTGGGAATTAACTTAAGCTTCTcaggaggtgaaaaaaatatcctCATATCTCCTCTACTTCGTCTGGTCCCTCTAGTCTgacccctgacctgacctcctgCCAGTGGGGGACCCTCGAGGCTCCCTAAGGTTTCCTGCCCTGCGATGTTGCTCTCATTGGGGGCTTCATTCAGGCTCCTCAGCTGTTGCTCCCGTGCCCCTGTCACCTGTGTCTCCACTATCCCGGGCTCGTTGTGTCCCGAGGACCCTCCCTGTAGTGTCCTCATCTGGCTTCCTCTCGCCTGGGTCCTCCCTACAGGGGTCCCTCTCACTGGCAGCTTTCCGTGTCATGTACAACTTCTTTATATTGTGAATTATACACAATGAATAAATTCCTTTGATTTACAGGCCTTTACATTCTACCTATACCTTGTGTGGACTGACTTGCTGTGGACTGACGGACAAAGCGAGCGggaaagacacacagagagCTCCCGCCAAAAATGGCAGGCGAGAAgcgtaataaataaataatataaataaattacaaacaatagtagtaataataataacaataataataataataataataataataataataataataataataataataacaataataataataacaataataatactaaatGAAAATGAACTTATGATATATACATGGTTACTATCATATGCAGATACAACAGAGAATGGCAAACCCAAGAATACAGAATACGAGTGATTGTGCTTGGACGTACTCCTATATGCGAACAAGGTCTGGAACTTCAGAATTTTAATTAATTGTCATTCGGCACCGCTGAACTTCATAATAACATTTGCTATTTCCGCTGCCTTGCATCATGCAAGAAAGGTGCTATGAAGATGGACGTAGTGGATGACgataaagaaataacaataagacTTTTTTGCgaatagtgaaaataatactAGTAGGTTCGAGTACTTGTTCGAATTCTGATTCAGGACTCCGAGCTGGCAGGTGGTTCAGAGCGAGGCTTGAAGGCCAGTATTGTTGTGATGGCGATAGCGATTGGGTTTGTGTTGTCGTGCTTCTTGAAATCTACCCACTGTGAAGTTTCGGAGTGCTAGTGTTCATACCTTAACATCCGAAAAAATGACATTTGGTACAGTTCATAAACACTGAATTTACATTGCGACAAGGAAACGAACTGAAAGCTTATGTATGATCATCCAGTGGtgactgccaccaccaccatcaccactactactaccatctccCGCTCCTTGACATACTGACTACAACAGAGGTGAGTCATATTTTATTTAGGCTGTTCAGATACATGCAGTAATTGTTATTTTGAAGTTCCACTCCGGTGTTGGTGGCGATATACGATACATAGGCTGTTGTCATATATGCCTCTTACTACCTTCAGGCCGCTGTTCCACTCAGCGCGTCGCCTCCCTCCTTGTTTTTCCATTACTCACGGTGTCTGTCTTCAAGTTTTATTAACATTACAGATATTTGTCATTTTCAATGTGCCATACTTTGTGTATGATATTATGTAGTGGACGCAGCACACTGAGGCGTTCAGAATATGTTAAatttgatggtagtggtggtggtggtaatgaaaaaagaacagatgATTTGCGGCTCTTCTCAGCTTCATTGTCACGGTCACGGCATCGGCGTCCATCACTGTTGTGAAGGAAAACTACTCATGTCTTCTGTTCAGCACAATATACAGATTCCTGTAAggaatgtaactttttttagAAACAAACGTTAAAGGCTATACAATATCAAAGCACTCATTGTGTTATGTAACTAGTGAAGCATCTCTGCACCAGTACATATTTTCAAGACGTTATTAGTATAGGCGTGCCAATATCGTTATTTTGACACAATACATAAGACTGCACGCTATATAAGTAACTAGCATTATGCACAAATGTGTAACACttgaaaaaatgtaagaaagaaattACGTCAATATTTACTTTCTCACCTACATCTTGTTTATTCTAAAAGCGAAACAATAACAACTTGATTTAAATGATGAACGAGAGTGAAATATATTGTTCAAAATTTTGTAGGAAGAGATTTGGAATTATAACATCAAAGCAATATTATGTTTTACCACTGTTGATGGCTATTATTCTAAGTAATTTCAAGGATTTTTCACTTGCACACTTCATGGAGTTCCATGAACCCTCTTGGTTCGGTAGCTATTGCGTGAACTTGCGTGAACAAGCCTTTTAAGAGTCCAGGGTTATTATATACAGGTTACTACGTCGGGATAAAAATGTAACTAAGTCTTCATTTACTGCCTCATACCGACAAGTATCATCTCTTCACTGAAACTGGCACGCATGCAATTTCATATTCACTGGTTCACTGTATCCTTGGAGTCTAGGAAGAAGTGGTATCCAAGGTTACAGAGCAGCCAGGCAGGCGAGGTTTTAGCTCCAAGGCCTTGAAAGACACGGCTTCTTCCTGCCCACCACCGCAACCACTACTACccctaccactaccacctccagcAAACACTACCGTATATAtgcttgttttgtgtttatgcTTATTATTTCAAGATGTTTAATGTATGCCATGAACATAATATTAtggcaaataaaggaaaattataataGAAAAATGGTAATAGACATGAAAGTAGTTCACGATATATTATGACAAGAAACAACGAAAATAACCACTACAGTGCATCCAACTTGCCTATGAAGAGTTTATTTTCTCCCAGGGTTggtcttttattgttatttgttgcttttgtgtcagcccgttttttttttttccccttttttggAGAAGACTTTTTTAACCATCTCTGTAAAGTTCCTTCGTGCGGTTTTAGCAGTCCGTGGTGATTTTCTGCATTTGCAAGAGACTTAAGAGTTGTTTTTGCTCTAATAACTTTGCCAATAAACGAATTTTCCGATAATTGGGTGATCCATGATGGTGGTTGCGTCTATTTGTACTGCGTTCCTCGCCAGAGCGattaaagttaaaaaaaaaaaacgttttcctATCATGATTTTTTCAAGGTTATTAATCCCTGACACGCACGCGCCTCCCGGCCTGCCCACATAGACCCACCATTATTACTGCCTGCCAAtaattccaacacacacacacaggattttTTGTTATAAGTTTGACTACATATGAGCGACGCAAGGACCATTGTGTTTATTACACACAATCCCTTGGTTTACTGAATGGTATGTGTATGGTGGGCACTACCAATGAAAGACAACACCTATATTTAATTTCCAGGAACGCCTTTTTAAGTTTGTGACTCCTCATTTAAGAACTATTCGTCTGTCCCTTGGTAATTATCAGAAAGAGTCGTGGGACCTTTCAAACACAGGCTTCCGCATGCGGTACGCTTATCGAACAACAGTGAGCATAGTAACACATCAACCTCTGTGCTAGACAGGGTTCAGTTCAGCCGCCCCCATGCACCTCAGTCCAGGAAAACCAGTACAGCGGGGGCCGCAGCCGTCTCCTGCGAACATGAGCTAAGACAGCtgtgattattttatttcacaaCTCATGCTAATATGATATGTTGCCGTGTATGCGAGTGCTGTACTTTAGAGAGATTCTCTCGATTGGCCTATTGCATTCAGACAAGCGGGGGCCCTCTTAAATCGTGCATCTTATTATTTTGTTCGTATTAATTTGCATTGGATGTGCGATGAAGGCTCCAAAGGCAAGGCAACACATGATACCATTTATGTATAAAAATAACATGCATGTATATGTACACCGTGGATGAGAATGTAAACCGTGGATGTTTTTCATGGCATGGCATAAAATTAGTTAAGTCTATATAAAACTAgtcatcaaagaaaacggaatatgTAATGGGTAACTCTCTAATTCAGCCAGTTTACATGCTCCAGCATTATAAAGGGGGAGCCATACCCATAAGAAACATATTTCTCTCACAGATCAACAGTCTTACTTGGCTAGGAGGAATTAATATGAGCAAGATTCCTAGACTTACCCTTAGATGTAAGTTCCCCTCATACAGCAGAAGAATACAAGGAAACCCTGTCGTTAAAAAGGTATTATTAGTGGCAATCCTTTCTCACTGGGGCTCCCTTACGTATACAGCACAAGATGATGGATACAAGGAAACTCCATTGTTTAAAAGGCGTTATTGGTATCAAGGTAACCGAATGCCACATGGGAGATCACTAGGCATGTAACCCTTCCTCACTGGGATACCGTATATAGCACGCAAATGAAGGATACAAGAAACCGTCATTTGGAAAGCATTGTGAATGATACCAAGTTAGTCGGGCACCACCAAGCACTGTCACACCCCCGTTACGATGACCACGAAGACACAAAGGCGATCCCAGAGGACAAGTTCTGGTGACCGCTATCCCCTGCCAATCCTTCCGCGTTGAGCCCAAATAACAACCACTTTTTTTCTCAGGGTAGGAAGAGATGGATCAAAGCACAAGAAGAACGGGTACTTCGGATTCTTTTATATGATTTTATTAGGAACGAGATGCGAGCGGTcacctgctgttgctgttcctcGTCTGGCTGGGTGAACGTAACGTGTCTTCAGTTGCAAACCCCGGAAAACCTTTAGACTGTTCCTCATAACCTCCCGTCACCTCCCTGTCCGCGTCCCAGTTTGTTATCCAAGTCGCTGCCTAAGTGGTGGAATTTCATGTAGGAGAATCATAGACGGTGAGGTGAATTAACGTTAGATTAACGCTTAGTACGTGCAGCTCTCCATAACCGTCCATAAAATGAAGAGACTCATTTATCgatctttttgttctttctttttgtttttctcttagtATTCAGCCTTGTAGTAGTTAtcagtattttctctctctctctctctctctctctctctctctctctctctctctctctctctctctctctctctctctctctctctctctctctctctctctctctcgcttcttcaTCAGCGGAGCTTAGATTTTGAAGTATAAGGGTATTTTGTAACTCATTATTCAGAAAATAGGCACTTCGATATATATTGTGTCTGTCATAACATGATTCGCAGTAATTATGATAAATAATTCATGGCAGTAACATAAGATTAGTAACCATGATTTATGACagtccttcctcatcctcacaaaagaaaaaaaatagatttaagAATAAATCGATACATGGATGTATAAACAGCATATCATGAAACGCTCTCAGAGTCTATACTCTCGTccccataataaaaataaccaaCCATTTCAAGAGCAGAACATCAAAACACCTTGGAAATATAGTTCAGCCAACCCGACTAGAACTCCTTTCAACTCAACCTTCTTTGAAGAGAAGCAGCAGTCATGTTAGGATTTTATAATTGTGTATAGCCTATGTTTAACCTCACGTACATGTAAGAATGATACAGATGAAAATACTACCTGTCTTTATTACCTCACGTGTGTAACTCAGTCCAGCCTCCTCAGTCTGATGCAAGGAAGGGTGTCTGTTGCTTTCTTGGTCCTGCCTGTGCACTTGCTCTCTTTGCGCGGTGGTGACATCACGACGACACCATTTACATTTTTTGGCCTTCTGATCTTTCCACCTTTAATGCATCGTGTTACTCATATATTACATTTAACACTGACGTTTCTCGTTACAATAATACAGTAACCAGATGTTCCTTTATGACAGAGGGAAAAGGATTTTAAAGATGTTTATGATTtttgcgttattttttttttttttttttttttgtcaggacTTCCTTACCGACTCCTCAGCCTGAAGATAGAACGTGGAGAAAGTATTGGGGTTGTGAAAGATATTCGCATATTCATCAGCATTATcctgtggtgagtgtgtgtgggaagtgacgggtgatgtgtgtgtatttgtgtgtgtgtgtgtaataggagagaaaaggttGCTATTCAGTTATTGAAATAAGTCGaggtttttgtgtttattataaGAAGGTCGAGTATAAACAATGTAACtaatatacaaaacaaagataGTGCAGCGACTGTATACAATAAATATCAGGcttagtagtcatagtagtattCTGGGTCTGCCTGTTGTGGTGGGTTGGGGCCAGTGCGGGCTGGCCTACGTCTGCTGATCACTCTCCTTCTTCCGGTCGGCTGCTCGTCCACTGGTTCCACAGCGTCCACTGGCTCCACAGCGTCTACAGCGTCCACTGGCTCCACAGCTTCCACTGGCGCCAATACTTCTCCTTCCACCCCCTCATTTACCACAgccgcctcttcctccactaTTTGAGGTTCATCTCTAGTGGTGCCTTCCCTACGGGAAGGGAACCGCGGCCGAGTTCGCTGCGCCGGCGCCGGGGCCGCTTCCTCTTTCGCCACCGTTTGTCGGTCGCTGGTGACTGGCGTCCTTCTGACACTCACCCTCAAATTGTCCCGTGCTCCAGTAGCAGGGGAAGCTTCTGTGGGTGCGTCTTGTTCGGTGGCGGTGGCATCGCTGCCTCCGCGAACTCGTGTGCGGGACGGGCGGCTGCGGCGGGAGGGGGCCTCcgtggttgaggtggtggtggtagtggtggtggtgtcatctGGAGTGTCCtggtagtagtcatagtagtcaTCATAATAGTAGTCCGATGGGACCtcggtagtagttgtagtggtggtggtggtggtctgcttGCTGCTGCCAAAGTTTATCTTGGGACGAGGACGGTTTGGCCGCCGTCTGCGGGACGCTGTAGGCGCATCGGACTGGGGATCCTGGCCGCCGCCGTCCGCCACTTCCTGGTCTCGTGCACCTCCTGCTTGTAGGCGGGAGAAGCGGGAGTCAGAGGGTTCCCCCGCTGTGTCCGATGGGCTGTCCCTTGGCCGCTGCCGATCCCTTCCAGCCGTCCCTCCGCCACCACCCcgccctcctccatctcctcgccTGGCTCCTCCAGTTCCTGCGCGCTCCTCTGCGCCTTCTTGTCGTCCCCCCGGGCCGCCTTGTCTCTGCCTGTTGCCGCCCCTCGGTCTGTTACCCCGACGACGTGGCTTTgccgtggtagtggtggtggtggtggtgaattccTCATTTTCGTATTCatcgtagtagtcgtagtaatcATAGTCATAGCCATCGTAATAATCGTAATAGTCAGGGGGAGGGGTAGTGGTAGTCGTACGGCGGCCTCCAGGCCTACGCTTTCCTGGGCGCCGCTTGCGGCTACCTGTACCACCAGCGCCGCCGAAGGAAGGGCGTCGCGGAGACTTGGGGCGGATCCTACCCGGCCCTCTGAGTGGGCGGGGACGGTTCACGTAGATGATCTGTGGCGGCGCAtgcgtggtggtggaggtcgtGGTGGTTTTGTACAATTCGTCGTTCCTAAGGGAAGGGGTTAAAGGAGTGAACCGTTAAGGACGGGCTGTAAGGGTTATGTTTACCTGTAGGTATGACAAGGGAAAGGTTTAAGAGAACAAATTAAATGGCACGACTCGCAGACACGACACCCACCGGTCGTAGTGCTTCTCCGATCCCTTGCAGTCCACCTCGCTGACGTAGTGGCAGATGAAATTCTTCTGGTCGAACACAGTGTAGTTAGCGCACAAGAAGTCGTAACGCTGACCGAAGAGGCAATTGTGGTACACCtgtcaagagagaaagagagagagagaaggttaatATAAAGACGACAGTTACCACAGCTCTTTGAAGCACCTTCACTTTATCACAGCCTTCTCGATAATGGAAAGTCCTTTTAAtccccctttttcttcctgttggTACTTGTAAAGATCCTGTATTCTGCTTTTAGTATTGTGAATTGCTGGATACCGCAAAGAAATAGTTAATAATCAATATATCTTGACAATCCTTCAGCACCTCACCTCCTCATATCTTACCTGACACTTGTGAGGGATGGAGGCGTAGAACCCATCGTGCCTTCCGTCGCAGGTGAAATTAAACTTTGGGTCGAGGAGGTCCTTAGGGAGCTTGTTGTAGAAGGGATAATCACTCAGGTCGTACCCAATGAGCTCGTGAGGCAGATTAGGGTCAAATTTATAGTCAATCTGAGGATTACCGGTGAGAGGAGGCCTAGTCGGCAGACCCTCGCcgcctccatcctctccaccgccgccgccttcTGCTGGGGCTGCATCCTGCGCCGCCGCAATGGCCACCAGACCTGCCGAGGCAAGGACAGTTAATAGGTGAACTTTTACTGGTGAAAGATTAAGTGTAGGATGTCGATTTTAAATGTGACTTAATAATGTAGATAGTGAAGGACAGCGTAATATTGTGCCCGATTTAATAATGCAAATAGTCAGGAGCAGTGACATTGCATATTATGCAAATGATTTATAATGTAGATAGAATTTAACGACGAAAATGTATGTCCGACTTTATAATGCAAAAGATAACCGGTCTTTCATTCTGATAAGTGGTACACTCAGGGATATGACTTCtgcctctttcttctgtttcatcTATTCCCGCATGactgacatatatatatatatatatatatatatatatatatatatatatatatatatatatatatatatatatatatatatatatatatatatatatatatatatatatatatcaaccaATCATATCACTTCAGAAATTAATACCGAAAGAATTAGACTGAATTAGAATTAGAAAGAATTTCTGGAACTGTTTTGCCAGGCACTTTCTTGGGAGGCATTTGGTGCActgaataaggaaaggaaaatagtgtGTTCTAAGAGAACATTCGGAGCCATTGCAAACTGAAGGACTGCAGATGAAGCGACTAACAGACCATAATAAAGTGACAATGTTTGTTAAGTAAAgacaggaaataggaaaaaaaaatatgtaacagAATGAAttgagaataatgaaaatatagaagcaaaatgaaaaaaaaaaaaagagagatggaaaattAGGGCATAAATAGCAGAAATTACCAGATATGAAAAACCGTCatagagaaagggaaagtaggaaaaaaaaagacgggtgatgggagggaagtAGGGCTGAGGGCAGATAAGCAGGTAAACACTCCAGCggggaagatgggaaggagagagaaggaagggaaggatgaagatacagggaaagagagggagaggagggcattgCTCTCAGCGGtacatcgtttttttttttctttttgttcctcccGA contains:
- the LOC135107354 gene encoding uncharacterized protein LOC135107354, with the protein product MVRRVRLAVLLGLVAIAAAQDAAPAEGGGGGEDGGGEGLPTRPPLTGNPQIDYKFDPNLPHELIGYDLSDYPFYNKLPKDLLDPKFNFTCDGRHDGFYASIPHKCQVYHNCLFGQRYDFLCANYTVFDQKNFICHYVSEVDCKGSEKHYDRNDELYKTTTTSTTTHAPPQIIYVNRPRPLRGPGRIRPKSPRRPSFGGAGGTGSRKRRPGKRRPGGRRTTTTTPPPDYYDYYDGYDYDYYDYYDEYENEEFTTTTTTTTAKPRRRGNRPRGGNRQRQGGPGGRQEGAEERAGTGGARRGDGGGRGGGGGTAGRDRQRPRDSPSDTAGEPSDSRFSRLQAGGARDQEVADGGGQDPQSDAPTASRRRRPNRPRPKINFGSSKQTTTTTTTTTTEVPSDYYYDDYYDYYQDTPDDTTTTTTTTSTTEAPSRRSRPSRTRVRGGSDATATEQDAPTEASPATGARDNLRVSVRRTPVTSDRQTVAKEEAAPAPAQRTRPRFPSRREGTTRDEPQIVEEEAAVVNEGVEGEVLAPVEAVEPVDAVDAVEPVDAVEPVDEQPTGRRRVISRRRPARTGPNPPQQADPEYYYDY